The Cetobacterium sp. 8H DNA window GAGTTATCTTTTCAATCTCATTTTTAAACTCATTTCGAACCTCATCCGCTTTCATACTTATAGGAATATCACATTGAATTTTTATTGTTCTAACTCTGTTTTTTCTCCATATTTCGTTTTCTTTAAATTTAAGAGTTGACCCTTTTAAAAAAGTAGATAATGGATTTCCTTCTGTACTAACTCCCCATACTCCTGATTGTCCTATATTTTTCAGATTGTCCTTTCCTTTATTTTTTAAAAAAATAGGGATTAACTTATCCTCCTCTTGAACTCTACCTAAAACCATTCCATCAGAAAACATCATAGTAGAAACTACTAAATCCATCGGTAAAACCCCTATGTTTTTTGAATAAACTTGGGATATATCCCCCTCCCATGATAGAACAGGTGTTCTCCAATTTGTTTTTACATTTAATGTATTGGGAGTTTTTTTCATTATATCTTTAACTTCATCTGAAATTCTACGTAACTTCTCTATATCATTTCCTGATATTTCAACCTCTATGGGATACTCTGTAGGAACTCCATTTGGATATTTCTTTACTCCTACCCTAACTCCTGGCATAGACTCATTTGAAAATTTTTCTATTTTTTGATAAATCTCCTCTATTCTGTCTAATTTATCAACACTAACTATCAGTTGTGCAAAACTACTATTTCCAACTTGTGGAATAGTAGCTACATAATATCTTGGTGGGGATGCTCCGATAGATTCAACCACTTTTCCAACCCCTTCTTGTTCTAATAAAAATTCTGTTAATTTATCAGATTCTTTTTCAACTATTTGGATATCCTTTCCCTCACGAGTCCATATATTTACGACAAATCCTTTTTTATCTGAATCTGGAAAAAACGTCTTCGGAATTTTCAAAAATAGAGCTATTGATAGAGTCAATAAAATTCCAACAATTATAAATACTATTCTCTTATTATCAACAAAATTTCTTAAAAGTTTTTCTGATTTTTCCAGTGCCTTTTTCTCCCAGTGTTTTTGCTCTTTAAATTCCTCTTTTTTTAAATAAAGTTTACAATAAACTGGTGTTTGAGTTAAGCATAAAATCCAACTCAGCAATAAGGAAACGCCAATAATCCAAAATGACGAACCCACATACTCTCCAGCATATGTTGGCATAAGTGCTCCTGGCAAAAAAGCTATTGCCGCTATTATTGTAGCTCCTAACAGTGGAATTGATGATTTTTTAGCTATTTTTTCTGCTGAATTTTCAACTTCTTCTCCTTTTATAATTTCATTTAATACTCCATCTACAACTACAATTGAATTATCTACAAGCATTCCCATAGCAATTATAAAAGACCCTAATGATACTCTCTGTAAATCTGTTCCCATAGGAACCATTAAAATCAATGTTCCTAAAATTGATAGCACTAATCCACTTCCTATTATCAGCCCACTTTTAATCCCCATAGTTATTAATAAAACTCCAACAACAGTTATTACAGATAGAATTAAATTCCATACAAAATTATTTATTGCTGAAGTTACAAGCTCTGGTTGGTAATAAATTTTTTCTATGGATATTCCTATAGGCAATTCTTCTTTTAGTCTTTCTATCTTAGCATCTATTCTTTTTCCAGTCTCAACTACATTACTTCCTTTTTCGGGTGACATAGATAAGCCTATTGCCATTTTTTTATTATATTTTAATTTTTGATTGTACGGCTCTACGTACCCTCTTTTTATTTCCACAAGTTCTTTTAATCTTAAAACTTCATTTTCTCCACTAGGAAGTTTTTTTGAAAGCACCACCAATTCTTCTAGTTTTTTTAAATTATCTATATCGTTATCAAAAGATATTGCAATTCTATTTCCATCACTATTTAAACTTGCTCCACCCGAAATTAAATTTTCTGAAACAATTACTGCTGATATTGTTTTGGGATTGATACCTAGATTTATTAACTTAGCTTTATCTGCTTCTAAATAGATAGCTTCTTTTTGTTTTCCAAACTCTTCTACTTTAGATATTCCAGGTATTGAACTCAACTCTTTTTTTATAAAATCTGAATAATTTTCTAGTTCAGAGTATGAAAATCCGTCACTTGTAATAGCAAAAAACATCCCATACACAGCGCCATAGTCATCTAGTACTATTGGCGACATCGCTCCTATCGGTAGTTTTATCTTTTCATCTAAAACCTTTTTTCTTAAGTCATCCCAATGTTGATCTATACTATCGCTGGTTATAGATTCATTTAACTTCACCTTAACTTGAGAGTAACTATTTTTTGAAACACTTTCAACGTACTCCACATCTGGAATTTTTTGTGCTGCTTCTTCTATTTTATTTGTTACTAGAGCCTCCACTTTCTGAGCATCTGCACCAGGATATAAGGTTACTACAATCGCTTCTTTTATTTTAAATTCTGGATCTTCTAGCTTTCCTAATTTAAAGTATGAAAAAAGTCCACCTATGACAACAACAAAAATTATAAATCTTGTAACTCCTGTATTTTTAATTGAATATTTTATGAAGTCCATCTACATCACCTCTGTAACTTGTTTTACGCTCTGTCCTTCACTAAGCTCATTTACTCCTTTTGTTACAACACTTTCTCCCTCTATCACTCCCTCTCCTAAAATATTTTTCAAATCATATACTTGAATGTTATTTATCTCTTTTTTCATTACTTTCCCATCTTTTAATACCCATACATACATTTTTTCTTTCTCACCAAATATTGCCTCTAACGGAATTAAATTTCTGCCTTTTATATCATTTTCTAAAGTTATTTTCACTATACCTTCTAAATCTGATGTTAATACATTCTCCTCTAAAAAATTAAAAACAACAGGATAAGCCACTTCATTTATCCCTTTTACTCTACTTGCAACAAGTTTTTCTAGCATGAACTTTTTTTCACTTATCAAAAATTCTGCCTTTCTCATTTTTTCTATCTTATCTAAATCTGAATCTGAAACATTTATTTTTACACGATTTTTATCTTGAGATGACAGAGTGACTATCGGTATTCCCACTCCTATTATACTTCCCTCATCAAAATATATCTTAGATATATATCCCGAAAATGGCGAAATTAATGTTGTGTCTGAAAGTTGATTCCTAGCATTTTTTACACCTTCTAAAGCTGCTTCATATTGAGATAAACTAGCTAACTCTGAAGAGGCTGCAGCTTTCATTTTCGATAACGTCTCTTCATAAATTTTCTTAGATATAGCTTTTTCATTATATAATTTTTTAACTCTTTTAAATTGTGAATTCGCATTTTCAGATATTGCTGTAGCTGCTAGATACATATTTTTAGCAGCAGATACTTTTTTTTCTGCCATTTCTAGCTGAACTATATAATCTCTATCATCAATTTTAGCTATTAAATCCCCTTCTCTCACATAATCCCCAACATTTAAATCCATTTTTTTTACCGGTCCTGAAACTCTAAAGGCTATTGAACTTTCTTTCTTCGGAATAACTACTCCCAAATATTCATATTCAATATTTTCTGGTGTTTTTTGAATTGTCTTTACTACAACCGGTCTAATGATCTCTTTTGGTTTTTTTTCACAAGAAAATAACATAAAACTTAATATTACACAAATCCATTTTTTCATATTTTTTCCCCCATAGTTCTACTCGGATTAAGTCCCATCGCTACAAAAAGAACTGCCCTACTAACTATATACTCATACTTTGCTTTTAGTAGTCGTGAATTAGCCTTTTCTCGCTCTGTTGCAACTTCTAAAAATTCAACCTCTCCTATCTCTCCTAATTCGTATTCAACTCTCTTCTGTTTCAATCTACCATCTTCAGATTTTAATTTTAATGTATATGTATCCACAATCTCTTCAATTGTTTCTAATTTTTTATATGCTTTTGCGGTCTCAATAATTGTTTTTACAATCTCTTTTTCTAATTTCAAATCCCCTATTTCTTTATTTTTAACAGCTTTTTT harbors:
- a CDS encoding efflux RND transporter permease subunit, whose product is MDFIKYSIKNTGVTRFIIFVVVIGGLFSYFKLGKLEDPEFKIKEAIVVTLYPGADAQKVEALVTNKIEEAAQKIPDVEYVESVSKNSYSQVKVKLNESITSDSIDQHWDDLRKKVLDEKIKLPIGAMSPIVLDDYGAVYGMFFAITSDGFSYSELENYSDFIKKELSSIPGISKVEEFGKQKEAIYLEADKAKLINLGINPKTISAVIVSENLISGGASLNSDGNRIAISFDNDIDNLKKLEELVVLSKKLPSGENEVLRLKELVEIKRGYVEPYNQKLKYNKKMAIGLSMSPEKGSNVVETGKRIDAKIERLKEELPIGISIEKIYYQPELVTSAINNFVWNLILSVITVVGVLLITMGIKSGLIIGSGLVLSILGTLILMVPMGTDLQRVSLGSFIIAMGMLVDNSIVVVDGVLNEIIKGEEVENSAEKIAKKSSIPLLGATIIAAIAFLPGALMPTYAGEYVGSSFWIIGVSLLLSWILCLTQTPVYCKLYLKKEEFKEQKHWEKKALEKSEKLLRNFVDNKRIVFIIVGILLTLSIALFLKIPKTFFPDSDKKGFVVNIWTREGKDIQIVEKESDKLTEFLLEQEGVGKVVESIGASPPRYYVATIPQVGNSSFAQLIVSVDKLDRIEEIYQKIEKFSNESMPGVRVGVKKYPNGVPTEYPIEVEISGNDIEKLRRISDEVKDIMKKTPNTLNVKTNWRTPVLSWEGDISQVYSKNIGVLPMDLVVSTMMFSDGMVLGRVQEEDKLIPIFLKNKGKDNLKNIGQSGVWGVSTEGNPLSTFLKGSTLKFKENEIWRKNRVRTIKIQCDIPISMKADEVRNEFKNEIEKITLPKGYNLRWGGEYQEQEKNVIGILKNVPLTLTIMFTICVFLFADVKLAILIFLTLPLCMIGISPGLFILGRSFGFMSTIGVIALSGMMIKNVIVLVDEINYERENKNEKLREIVVKSAIGRIRAVSLAAITTIFGMITLLTDPLYGDMAATIIFGLFASTILTLFIFPLIYLVVFEKRDS
- a CDS encoding efflux RND transporter periplasmic adaptor subunit, encoding MKKWICVILSFMLFSCEKKPKEIIRPVVVKTIQKTPENIEYEYLGVVIPKKESSIAFRVSGPVKKMDLNVGDYVREGDLIAKIDDRDYIVQLEMAEKKVSAAKNMYLAATAISENANSQFKRVKKLYNEKAISKKIYEETLSKMKAAASSELASLSQYEAALEGVKNARNQLSDTTLISPFSGYISKIYFDEGSIIGVGIPIVTLSSQDKNRVKINVSDSDLDKIEKMRKAEFLISEKKFMLEKLVASRVKGINEVAYPVVFNFLEENVLTSDLEGIVKITLENDIKGRNLIPLEAIFGEKEKMYVWVLKDGKVMKKEINNIQVYDLKNILGEGVIEGESVVTKGVNELSEGQSVKQVTEVM